The region TATTCATCTGTGGTGAAGGAATGGACCAAACACCTTCCCTGGAATGCTGCCAGGAATAGAGAGAACATGGATAACGCTCCCCATGTGCCCTGGGCCACAGGTGTGATGGAACTGGTGCCGGCCTTTGCCAGCTGTGTGGCTTCAGCCATGCTGCTTCAgttcactgagcctcagtttccccagctagAGACAGGGTTCTTAAGACTGCCCAGGATGTGCCTAGCATGGTCCCTGACACCTAGTGAGTGGTGGGCACCTGGTAGTCATTGTTTCTGCTAGAACTAACAATTGTTGTTGCTATTagtaatcaaaaataaaacaaaaaacagatgatGAACACAGTTCTTCCTGAGGCAGATGGGTTAAAGGGCAGGAAAAAATCCCTTGGTCCAAGTGGAGCCCAAAGTGGATGCCACACAggtaaagaagcaggaaaaaagttCAGAGGGCTTGGATAGGAAAGGGGTGGAGAGACCCAGAGCCGACCCCCGGGTGGGCAGGAACATGACCCACAGAGATCAGGAGATAGGCAGGTCAGTCCAGGGGATGGGTAAGCCCCCAATCTGATGGGAGAGAGCTATCCTGAGCTCTGGGAGAGACaggacacacacatgcaaacacagcAGTAGTGTTGGGGGCGCACAGTGGGGCCGTGTATGTTCTAGACAGGCAGACCTGAGGGCTAGTTTCTGGTCCCAGAGGTTGGGGGCTGGGGTTACTGGGAGGATTGAAGCTAGGCCACAGAACAGGGAGGCTGGGCACTCACTTGTCCCCAAATGTTTGCTGAGCACCTCCTGTGTTCCAGGCCCTGGATGAGACGCTGGGAAGGCAGCCACACCCTGCCCCTGTGGAACTCCCTGCTCCTACCTCCAGAGAGGTGGTAGAAGAGCCAGGCCCTGGTCCAAGGTTCCTGAGGGGCCAGGGGCACAGAGCCTGGAGGCTTCAGAGGCTGGGGTGATCCCAGTGCTAGTGCAGGCCTGTCCGTGGGTGTAGGGACTAccatggggagggggcagtggtgtgtgggacccccccccacacacacattagATAGGCCCAACTAACGCTGGATTTGCCTTGCAGCTATGCACAATCTAACCatgcccccttcctcccccaggtaCACTGGCCCACCAAGCAGCGGGTGGCATGGAGCTCCTGGCTCCCGGGGCCCCCAGGGGGGTTGCTGGGCAGAGAAATTGAGTCTCGGGGGAGTGTGTCTGTGCCACCTGCTATCCTGCCCTGTCTGTGATGTCTCCCCAACCcagcctcttccctctgcctctgtttccccaccccagctctttGAGGCTCAGAGGGGCTCGCCTGTCTGCCTCTCAGTCATTCTGTGTCCACTCTGTCACCCTTTCTCTGTGTTGGCTTTTTTTGGGGTTGTGAGGGCTTGGGGGAACCCAGCTGGACTCGGGTGAGGCCAGCACAGACTGGGAAGGAGTTCAGCCTGTTCTCTCAGCTCTGGGTACCCAGGTCCCAGAAGGCACTGAACCTCTTCCCCTGGGCCCCTGGTTCTGGCaggagggcagcaggcagggtTGGAAGGGATCAGTGTCCCCTCTACCACTCCCTCCCTGGTGCCCTCCTAACCAgagcccacctcccagcctggaTTCCCCTCTCCCATGAGGGTGCCCACTCACATCTGAAGGCATGGTCCTCCTACCTGCCTGTAGCCCCCTCACCCCGTGTCTCTCTTGGTCTCTGTCTTCCTGCGTGTTTTTCCCTCCCTGTGACTGTCTCCCCACGACCTCttgccccaaccccaccccagagAAAGgaacttggggggtgggggctgagctgATGCTACGTTCGGGGTTGGGGAACCAGgagtgaggaaagaaaggaaaagggggcaTGTTGCCAAAAAAGAAACGAAAGCaatttaatctcttttttttttctctttttttcttgcgcattttttttcaatttgttttttctctctcttccgaTGCTTAAAGTAGAAGTGGAGCAGAAAGGTAAACGCACTGTTACCAATGCTAACCCCTAACTCACACTTTGTTTTACCTGTACCATACTTATGTGACCTGCCCTCCCCTCTTGGCCCCTTCTTCTCCCACCCCTTCAACTGGGTCCAGTTGCTAGCCCCCAGCCCAGGTATCCTCCCAGTGGGGCCAGCCCTGGTCCAGCCGTGGGCAACTCCACCCTCCAGACACCCGAGGAAGCTCCTCTCTGAGTACATGGCCAggaccttctctctctctacctctctctctctctctctctctctctctctctctgcctctctttctgtctcaccCTGTCCCTCCTTCCTAGTCCCTGGCCCTGCCAAGGGGACCTGGCCCTCTCTCATCCTTCTTTTGCCTCCTTCAGGAGAAGTTTGTAAGCATCCTGGGTGGGTAGGGACCCCCTTCCCTGGCTCCCaactgggggcggggcggggtggggcactgggtgagccgtctttctcctctcttcttcctgccccaACTTTGGTAACTTATGTCCAGTTGGGGGAGGCGGGATGGAGGGGacacctttgttttccttttggagAGCAGATTCGCCCTATCTCTCGGGCTCCTGGTGGCTTAAGTTCCTTCTGGTTTGGCGTTTTCAAGGCCCAGAGCTGTTTTGGAGCACAGAGCACCAGTTTCCCCCACCCCTAACCCCCAAACTCAACCTGCTGGGAGCCCACCCCTGGGGAGGGGTATAAactgtccccagccctgggagggcagCCTGTCAAATGGGGGGGCGGGcaaaggggtggggatgggccTCACGGTGGGGGGAGCGTGGGGTGGGAGAGCATTTTTCTCTGGTTCTGAAACACTTGCAAAGCTGCAGTCAGGGTTTCTTCTGGGCTGTTGTGGTTAGAGgaccagggagagggaggaggggacagtatGGGCCAGGTATGGGGACTTCCAGGAGCACCGTAATTTCTTGCCGGGTTTAATTAACCTTCAGCAGGGCAGCAAGAGAACTCCATGGTGGGTTGGACTGTCTGTtgtggagggaagggcaggggttgCAGCTGAAGGGGTTGGAGGGTGGAATGTTGGGAGTAGGTGCTTCCTCCCCTGTGAGTTTTTGGGAAATTGACAGCTCTGAGGCTGGCAGCAGGGGAAAGGCTGGGTGAGCATCCTTGCAGATAGCTTTTGCCTTGAAATTACGGTGATCTGTAGAGCATCCCCTCCAAGGGAGGTGGGGCGGGGTCCCTCCAAGCTGCTCCCCTACCcgctgtctccctcccccatctcagaGAGGCCTGGGCAGCCAGCCCACGGTCTGCCCCAGAACACCTtgccactctctccctctctcgttCCTGGAGTCTCTCTCCCATCCAGCACCAGACACTCTTCTTTCAGGTCCGGTGGTGGTTTGGATACGCAGCCCTGGATCTTTTCTCTTCAAGAGGcgggtgggagaagggaaaggaggtgtTGGGAACTTGGTGCTGGGGAGGGGTCCTTGCTGGCAAAGGCCCCAAACAGACCCTCCCTcatcttttcccccttccccagagTAACCTCTAACCACGTTTTCCTCCTCCACACCCTTCTGACCAGGTCAGGCTCTGAGACCTCTCACCGCCCCCCTCATACACACAACTGGCAAgggcctcccccacaccctggcttggggagaggggagaccTGGGCACAGAGGAAACGGGTGGAGGCCAGGTGTGCTGGTGACAGGATACAGACCAGCACCTCAGGGCACTGGGGATAGGGAGATGGTGAAGCCCCAGGGCCCAAGGCAGGATCCTTCTGTTCCTTGCCCACCTCTGTGCCCTcagcttcccttcccctcctaaAATAGGGCATGCTCCTGGCTGCTTTGTGCCTGGGGACCCTTGAGCTGCCCCCCAAGCCAGCGCCAGGTCCCAGCCTTCCCTGTCCCTTTTGGGGCCAGCTGCTTTGGTGACAGGCCAAGCAGAAGCAGAGAATTCACTGCAAACCCTCACCCTGGCCTATCCATGGGTTCTGCTAAcagggaggtgagagggaggCCCCAGCCATCCTGGATGGCAGGGCCTCTGGCAGTCACCactctgggaggaggagggaagtctGGCCTTGCTGACCATGAGAGTTCAGATCTCTACCCGGTCAGTAGGGGGCCTAGGAGTAGGTGACCCTGGGACATGATGGGGCAAGGGTGGGCAGGCCAGCAGGGGCCAATGAGATGCAGTTGAGGTTTTCCTCCTTTTCAGGgattgggggggtggggcggggcccccCACCTTTCTGACATCAGCGCTGCCTTGGTCCCTCCTCCCGAGCCGGGGATGGTTGCAGGTAAATCGGGGTCCGGggcaggggcggtgggggggcctggctggggtgggctgggtCTTTATCCTAGCACTTGGTTCCCTCCCTTACCCACTCTGAGCTGGACCTGGGACTGCCCCCCTGAGGGACCCTCAGTGGGGCCTGGGCCTTGGAGTGAATTCTCTGctcaccccctctctcctctgccagcACTAACCCTTTCTTCCCAGGTGGTCTCCAGTGTGCCTCCCTTGGAGCCAGGACCTCTGCTGAGGCCCCCCACCTTGTCTCTCTTCCCTCCATGcagctttccttccctctccccaactCTCCTGGGgaatcccctccctccccatgtcCCATTCCCATCCCTGTGCACCAGTGTCAGTGTCTGCTGCTGAACAAACCCCACGAGACCCTGccggctgggggcagggctgggcactgtAGGGGAGGGGCTGGACTTTTCCAGAAACCCTTCCTGATTGTGTGGGTACTGGGGCGGAGGCACAAGCTGCGTCAGGAACCTTGGGTGCTTCTCCCACCCTGAAATGGGGGGTACCCTTTTACACCCACAGTGGGTACAAAAACATTACTACCTTGCAGTTTttgcaggaggaagaaaatggagtaaaaaaaaaaatctgcccttGTGTGGTTGGTGAAGGATGGGACCCTCAACTCTAGCTCTTCCATAGGGGGCGGAGACGAAGGCGAAGGGGCAGGGTGCTGAGTCCCTGGAACCTCAAAGCCGCCCGGCGGTGGCTGCAGTGAGGAGTTCTTTCTGCCCCACTTAAGGCACAGGAGAAAGTCTGGGAGGGCTTTTGCCAAACCCCTTATCCCCAGCCTGTGGGGTCTCTAGCagccaggaaaggaaagaggggcACCACCTCCCCACCACTAACCCTGCTCTTAATGACCTTCAGGGTTGACATCTCCTGGGagaggggcagctgggtggggtgggggtcccagCCCAGAAACCCCCTTCCCATCACCAGCCCTACCAAGCAACCGTgactgcagcagcaggagggaaCAGCCTGGCTCCCTCCTGGGCCTTGTGACCaatttgcctctctctcccctctctttctccctgcccctcccttccttcacccctgctcctcctctctgtctcctcccctcctacctgcCCGGCCCAGTCTTCGTGTGCCCAGGGACGCTGCAGAAGGTGCTGGAGCCCACCTCAACGCATGAGTCGGAGCACCAGTCTGGCGCGTGGTGCAAGGATCCACTGCAGGCAGGTGACCGCATCTACGTCATGCCCTGGATCCCTTATCGCACAGACACGCTGACCGAGTATGCCTCGTGGGAAGACTACGTGGCTGCACGCCACACTACCACCTACCGCCTGCCCAACCGCGTAGATGGTACCGGCTTCGTGGTTTACGACGGCGCTGTCTTCTACAACAAGGAGCGCACGCGCAATATCGTCAAGTACGACCTGCGCACACGCATCAAGAGCGGGGAGACAGTCATCAACACGGCCAACTACCATGACACCTCTCCCTACCGCTGGGGGGGCAAGACCGACATTGATCTGGCTGTGGACGAGAATGGGTTGTGGGTCATCTATGCCACTGAGGGTAACAATGGGCGGTTGGTGGTGAGCCAGCTCAACCCCTATACGCTACGCTTCGAAGGCACATGGGAAACAGGATACGACAAGCGCTCTGCATCCAACGCCTTCATGGTGTGCGGGGTCCTCTATGTGCTGCGCTCAGTCTATGTGGAAGACGACAGTGAGGCGGCTGGCAACCGTGTGGACTATGCCTTTAACACCAATGCTAACCGCGAGGAGCCAGTCAGCCTGGCCTTCCCTAATCCCTACCAGTTTGTCTCCTCCGTGGACTACAACCCGCGCGACAACCAGCTCTACGTCTGGAACAACTACTTCGTGGTGCGCTATAGCCTGGAGTTTGGACCCCCTGACCCCAGTGCCGGTGAGGAGGGCGCCTGTTCActgtcccaggccccacccacagTCACAGGGTGGGGGCACACTCGGGGAGTTCTCAGGGACTTGAAGGTGGGCTGGGGAAGCCCTGGAAGTCTGAAAGAGTCACAAAGAACATGCCACTCTAAGCACTTCGCTGATTAATAATTTATCTCATTCTCATGGTCACTGGGATTgttactgtccccattttacagatgaggaagctgaggccctgggggggtgggagattcgtttatttatttttaatttttttaaaattatatatatattttttatttttagagacaggggaagggagggggagagggagagaaatatcgatgtgtgaaagatacatcagttggttgctttttgcacacccccaaccaagtagttggcctacaacccatgcatgtgccccaactggaaattgaactggcagtcttctggttcacaggctggcactcaataccctgagccacaccagccagacccTATTAGTTTATTTGAGAACTTGGACTCAGAACTCTCAGGGTACCTAACGATTTAGCTGCACTGCCTCTCACAGTGGCCTGTGTACTTTTAGCCCTGGAATCTTTACCAACCAAAATCTTGGGTGGAAGGCCAAGTATCCAGTGAAACAGAACAAGACTGAATGCTGATGTTGATGGGCTGAGGGTCTCTTTAGTTCCATTTGCCCCCTCAGCTTCCTTGAGCGAGCTCTGAGCAGCTTCTGGGCTCCAGGGAGCCTAATCTAATTCAGCTTCATTTGCATAATGGGGAACTGAGGACCCCAGAGGGAAGGGATGTGGCCAGGTTACAGAGTCCAGAGTGAGAGTAACCAAGGATGGGAGGTGGCCGTTCACCTCCTTCATGGCCTGTCCTCTCCTGTTTTTTCAAACTTCAGGGTGCACACAAGGGAATTCTTACCACCTTTTGATGCTTTACATGGTCCCACAGGTGTGAGGGAGCTCTATAGGCAGGAAGAATACAGGGGAGATCCATTTCCAGACCCAATGAGAACCAGGCACCTTTCCCTGTCATTAGCAAGAAAGATGCTAGGGATCTCTGTGCCCCGGGCATGCTGTGGCAGGGCCCTGAGCATAGGGGTGACTCTGTCTCATGTCTCCTCTCTATTCCAGGCCCAgccacttcccctcccctcagcacgACCACCACAGTCCAGCCCACACCCCTGACCAGCACAGCCTCACCCACAGCCACCACCCCACTTCGCCGGGCACCCCTCACCACGCACCCAGTGGGTGCCATCAACCAACTGGGACCTGACCTGCCTCTAGCCACCGCCCTGGCCCCTAGCACCCGGCGGCCACCAGCCCCCAATCTGCACATGTCCCCAGAGCTCTTCTGTGAACCTCGAGAGGTGCGACGGGTCCAGTGGCCAGCCACCCAGCAGGGCATGCTAGTGGAGAGGCCCTGCCCCAAGGGCACTCGAGGTGAGTGCAGAGGCCTTGGAAACTTCCAATGTGGCTGGCTTGGGGGTGGCCACTGCTGgtctgggcaggggagggacaggggacatGCCCACCATTCAGCTTAGCATAGATACACTTACCTGTTCATCTTCCCTGTCATAGTGTGATGGGCCCCAGGTGGCCCATAGTGTGGCCTTCATGTGGCAGGGGTCACACCTGACATCTGCAGCTGTGTCTCCAGAGCCCAGCTGAGCTCTCAGGGCACAGTAGCAGCTCAGTTAGtacccctgctgctgccccccaccccaccccatgccctgTTCCCTCTTGCAGTACTGAATCCCTACCACATGAAAAGCACCATGTAGACCCTGCAGGGAGGCCACAGAGGTGACTTGGGTATGTCCCAGCCTGAGGCTGAGATGGAACCAATAGCCATGGGAGCAGCTGATGGCTGGACAGACAGCAATTAAAGTGCCAGAGGGGTGGAGCCAGGACCATGTGCTCCAGGGACCTGAGAGAAGGGTCAAGAGGCTTTATGGACAGGGGGCTTCCAAGATGGACTTTGCCAAAAAGTTCTAATTCTTGTAGGCAAAGATGGAAGGGGAGCCAAGAGGGAAAGCTTAGAAAGTCAGGGGTGACTTATGTCACCTCAAAATGACATCTCTCTTGACTATCTGGCCTGCTTCATGTCTGATCTTCCATGTTCCCCTCACCTACTTGCCCTCTCTGTCATTTCTTTCCCCCTGCTTTggcccttcttctctccttccttgtggctcccttttctgttcctgtctgtctgtccctgcaGGAATTGCCTCCTTCCAGTGTCTACCAGCCCTGGGGCTCTGGAATCCCCGGGGCCCTGACCTCAGCAACTGCACCTCCCCCTGGGTCAACCAGGTGGCCCAGAAGGTACCAGCAGCAGCCACTCCTCCCAGACAGGCACCCTGTGCTCACACACTGGTCTCTGGGTGGCTGGGTGCAGGGGGTAGTGGAGCAATGGGAGAGAGGGCAACAAATGGGTGGCAGGTCTGGGAAGCAGGAATGTGGGGTTGCCTCCCTGGCCTACGGAGTTGGGAAGAAGACAGACAGGGAGAAGGGGCAGCAGAGAGCAGTGAGAAGGGCCAAGCAGGCCAGGCATGTGCAGAGGGACCATGGTGGGAGCAAGATGGTCCCTGACAGAGCTGGGTCCCCCACTTCTGCCTCATGCAGATCAAGAGCGGGGAGAATGCAGCCAACATTGCCAGTGAGCTGGCCCGCCACACCCGGGGCTCCATTTATGCAGGAGACGTGTCATCCTCTGTGAAGTTGATGGAACAGCTGCTGGACATCCTGGATGCCCAGCTGCAGGCTCTGCGGCCCATTGAGCGAGAGTCAGCTGGCAAGAACTACAATAAGGTGGGGCCTAGCAGTGGGGCCAACAGTGGGCACTGCCCAGGAGGCTCAGAAAGTTTCCAGCCTGGTACCTACAAGCTGGGTTGCCACTCCTGGTCAGAGGAAGAGGGACAGAATCCAAGCCTGCTGGTCTCATTCCTGGGCTACCTTGGAGAGTCCTGGGGGTTGGGAGATGCCTTAGGAACAACTCTTGATCATGGCCCAGCACCAGGTTGGTGGCAAACAGAGTGTCAGGATGAGCAGAACCAGAGGCTAGGCCTGACAGTGCCTCCATCTCTTTCCCTAGATGCACAAGCGGGAGAGAACCTGCAAGGACTACATCAAGGTGAGGCCCAGAGGGTTCTTATTGACTGAGGGGTGTGGGACAGGCCCCAGGAGGCACTGAAGGGATGGAGGTTGAGAGGAGAGGACACAGAGCCCAGCCTGAGGAACCAGAGGATGTGGGAGGACTCACGATGCCACCCCCAACcatcccccctctcccctgcccttttAGGCTGTAGTGGAAACAGTGGACAACCTGCTGCGGCCAGAAGCTCTTGAGTCCTGGAAGGACATGAATGCCACAGAGCAGGTGCATACGGCCACCATGCTCCTGGATGTCCTAGAAGAAGGTGCCTTCCTGCTGGCCGACAATGTCAGGGAGCCAGCCCGCTTTTTGGCTGCCAAACAGAATGTGGGTGAGTGCTGTGGTCTCACTGGAGCAAGTTCAAGTGCAAATCTTGAACTGCGTAGCCCGCCTGTTCCAGAGGCCACAGGGAACACCCCGGCATGCTGGCCCTTGACCTTGGGCCGCTGGACTAGGGACAGACTCCAGCCCCATATGCCCTGTCATCCTCTCTCCCCACAGTCCTTGAGGTCACGGTTCTGAACACAGAGGGCCAAGTGCAGGAGCTGGTGTTCCCCCAGGAATACCCAAGTGAAAACTCCATCCAGCTGTCAGCCAACACCATCAAGCAGAACAGCCGCAACGGTCAGTGCCTGGCCCCCAAGCTGACAGCCCACCCCACTTACGAAGAACAGCGGCTCTCAGCTTTTATGGGGTTGAAGAGTCCGAGAAAAGGTTGGGACCCATAACAACACAGAGAAGTCCTCCACTCAAGCTGGTGGAACTCATTTCAGGGTACTCACAGGGTCTTCCCGAAGCCCCAGAGCCCAAGACACTTTGCAGTCTGAAGGGCGCACCTCTGTGCAATAGCAGTTGATCCTCACGACTCAGAGAGGATTGTCCCATTTGAgattaaggctcagagaggttagggaTTCTCTCGAGGTCACTGCAGGTGAGAGGTGCCTGGGAACCCAGGCCCTGTGTGTCCTGGCCTGCTGCCCTATTGTTTGGCACTGCCTACAACTAAGCAGTCATCCCGGGGCAGGGTTCCCTAAGCTCCCTTTGCCTGTGTTGCGGCCTGGTAAAGCCAGGTCCCAGTGGCTGGAGATGCACCAGCCAAGGGCTGATGGCACACCCCACTACACCTATCCTCCCCAGGGGTGGTCAAAATTGTCTTCATCCTCTACAACAACCTGGGTCTCTTCCTGTCCACTGAGAATGCCACAGTGAAGCTGGCAGGTGAAACGGGCACAGGCAGCCCAGGGGGCACTTCCCTGGTGGTGAACTCGCAGGTCATCGCAGCTTCCATCAATAAGGAGTCCAGCCGAGTCTTCCTCATGGACCCTGTCATCTTCACCGTGGCCCACCTGGAGGTGAGCTAAGGCATTCCCACCCTCCATGAGGGTCCCAGCATCCTTTGTGTTCCCAGGCTGCATACTGCCCCCACTGCCTATTCATCTATCCAAGAGCAagttcccacccctccctgggccaccagcccccacctcagCTGCTTAAGTCTGTCCTCAAAGATACTAGATGCCTGGAGTCCCAGGCACTTCTACATGCTTGTTGCTATCCCTGTAGCTGGgtgtgagggctggaggggactCCCCAGATCTGACTCCCCGGCCACCACCACACAACAGGCCAAGAACCACTTCAATGCTAACTGCTCCTTCTGGAACTACTCGGAGCGCTCCATGCTGGGCTACTGGTCGACCCAGGGCTGCCGCCTGGTGGAGTCCAACAAGACCCACACCACATGTGCCTGCAGCCACCTCACCAACTTTGCCGTACTCATGGCTCACCGCGAGATCGTAAGCTGGCTGGCGCTCTGCTGCGCACTCCATGCAGGCCTGCTCTCTGGCTCAGCTTTGCATGGCATCATAGAGTGGAGCATGGGCAGTGCCAGGGAAGGCCAGCTTTGTGGGCATGGGGGGGCCACTGGTCTAGCCCAGGGTATGAGGCACACCTCTGATTCTATCTGGTCATGGTCCCACCTCCTCCCAAGGTACTCTGGAGAAGCAAGTTGGTGTCACCTTTTGTCATCTCTCTACACGCCTTCCAGAGCATGAGGAAGTGAGCGTGCcacctggagaggggaaggggctggcaAGTTGGCCAGGGGCAGAAGGCCAGAGGGCTAGGGGGCTGTGGCCTGCGGCCTTGCCCCCAGCTGGCACTTAGCTGACTGAGCCTAGGGTGAGCCTGGCTGTGAGCCAAGGGTGCTGAGCGTACTCTCTGCTGTCCCCCAGTACCAGGGTCGCATCAATGAGCTGCTGCTGTCAGTTATCACCTGGGTGGGCATCGTGATCTCCCTGGTCTGCCTGGCCATCTGCATCTCCACTTTCTGCTTCCTGCGGGGCCTGCAGACCGACCGCAATACCATCCACAAGAATCTGTGCATTAACCTCTTCCTGGCTGAGTTGCTCTTCCTGGTCGGCATAGACAAGACTCAGTACGAGGTGGGCCAGGCacaaggtgggggttgggggagggaggagaggcctcCTGGCTGGGAAGCCCTCATCTGTGGTACCCTCACCCCCCAGATTGCCTGCCCCATCTTCGCTGGTCTGCTGCACTACTTCTTTCTGGCTGCCTTCTCTTGGCTGTGCCTGGAGGGTGTGCACCTCTATCTACTGCTGGTGGAGGTGTTTGAGAGCGAGTACTCCCGCACCAAGTACTACTACCTGGGCGGCTACTGCTTCCCAGCCCTGGTGGTAGGCATAGCAGCTGCCATCGACTACCGCAGCTACGGCACGGAGAAGGCGTGAGTGCCActgcctgccccaccctctgtctctcctcctgcctGGTTGCCTGCTCAACAGCAGGACCCTTGGGGCACTGGGCTCCTGGGGTCGGAGGGAGGggccctcctctgcctctctctaccTGGCCCTGCTTCCTTTATAGTTGCTGGCTCCGAGTGGATAATTATTTCATCTGGAGCTTCATTGGGCCCGTCTCCTTTGTTATCGTGGTAAGCTGGAAGGCAGTACCCTTTTTCCAGACTAGCTTTGTCCCTGTACACCCCCAGTCTCCCCAAGCCCTTGAGAACTGTGGgaactgaaagccagctgagaggaCGGGAGCAGAATGGGTCTGTAGAGTTCCAGCACTGAGGTCTGTCCATCCAGGAGCTGTGATTTGAGCCCCTGCTCCCAACAGGAGGGAGCTGTTCACAGACCCCCAGGAGCATTGTTGGCATGCACCTGAGGGCCCCGGTGAAGGGGTCCACCCTGAAATTTGGCCCGGGAGCTCACACCAGCAGGCAAAGCAACCCCAGCACACAGCCCCTCCATTTGTTCTGCCCCCAGGTGAACCTGGTGTTCCTTATGGTGACCCTGCACAAGATGATCCGGAGCTCGTCTGTGCTCAAGCCAGACTCCAGTCGCCTTGACAACATTAAGTGAGCACCCCTTCCTCACACCTCTGTCCCCTAAAGCCCCACATTGGCCTAGCCTAAAATGTGGTGCTGTCACCTCTGTTGTCACACAacgtgatttttaaaaaaatattgcccaTGTCTTGTCAGTAGatcactttaaacattttttttttacttgaggaagggagggagtagggATAgcgcgagagagagaaacatcaatttgttgttccacttatttacacattcattggctatttcttataagtgccctgactggggatcaaactgcaACCTTGCCGTATCAGACGATACTcttaaccaactgaactacccagccagggcccacagtgTTATTTAAGGACAAAGATAGTATTTTATCGTGCTTGTTAAAGCTAtacttaatgaatatttaaaaacctgGCATTAGCCTATTCAACCTCTGGTTTGGGGGACAACGCTGCTTAGGGCAAGGctgaatttaaaaagtgagtctaaccctggatggtatggctcagtggcctgagcgccagcctgtgaactgaaaggtcgctagtttgattctctgtcagggcacatgcctgggtttcaggccaggtctccagtagggggcatgtgagaggcaactgattgatgtttgtctcatatatcaatgtttctctccctctctttcttcctcccttcccctctcttgaaaagtaaataaataaaatcttcacataaaaacaaaggaagtcTATTTCAAGGCAACTTAAAGATAAATAAGCAGCAAAAGTAAGGGTCTAGAAATATGGCCAAAAGGACAAAGGATGCAGGGGAGTGACTGTTCACAAACTTCAACCCTCAACCCCCGACCTCTGCTGCCCCTCAGGCCCAGGCTGGGTGCAAGAGTTGCTGGGCATGCCATTCCCC is a window of Phyllostomus discolor isolate MPI-MPIP mPhyDis1 chromosome 8, mPhyDis1.pri.v3, whole genome shotgun sequence DNA encoding:
- the ADGRL1 gene encoding adhesion G protein-coupled receptor L1 isoform X4, giving the protein MLKVEVEQKVFVCPGTLQKVLEPTSTHESEHQSGAWCKDPLQAGDRIYVMPWIPYRTDTLTEYASWEDYVAARHTTTYRLPNRVDGTGFVVYDGAVFYNKERTRNIVKYDLRTRIKSGETVINTANYHDTSPYRWGGKTDIDLAVDENGLWVIYATEGNNGRLVVSQLNPYTLRFEGTWETGYDKRSASNAFMVCGVLYVLRSVYVEDDSEAAGNRVDYAFNTNANREEPVSLAFPNPYQFVSSVDYNPRDNQLYVWNNYFVVRYSLEFGPPDPSAGPATSPPLSTTTTVQPTPLTSTASPTATTPLRRAPLTTHPVGAINQLGPDLPLATALAPSTRRPPAPNLHMSPELFCEPREVRRVQWPATQQGMLVERPCPKGTRGIASFQCLPALGLWNPRGPDLSNCTSPWVNQVAQKIKSGENAANIASELARHTRGSIYAGDVSSSVKLMEQLLDILDAQLQALRPIERESAGKNYNKMHKRERTCKDYIKAVVETVDNLLRPEALESWKDMNATEQVHTATMLLDVLEEGAFLLADNVREPARFLAAKQNVVLEVTVLNTEGQVQELVFPQEYPSENSIQLSANTIKQNSRNGVVKIVFILYNNLGLFLSTENATVKLAGETGTGSPGGTSLVVNSQVIAASINKESSRVFLMDPVIFTVAHLEAKNHFNANCSFWNYSERSMLGYWSTQGCRLVESNKTHTTCACSHLTNFAVLMAHREIYQGRINELLLSVITWVGIVISLVCLAICISTFCFLRGLQTDRNTIHKNLCINLFLAELLFLVGIDKTQYEIACPIFAGLLHYFFLAAFSWLCLEGVHLYLLLVEVFESEYSRTKYYYLGGYCFPALVVGIAAAIDYRSYGTEKACWLRVDNYFIWSFIGPVSFVIVVNLVFLMVTLHKMIRSSSVLKPDSSRLDNIKSWALGAIALLFLLGLTWAFGLLFINKESVVMAYLFTTFNAFQGVFIFVFHCALQKKVHKEYSKCLRHSYCCIRSPPGGTHGSLKTSAMRSNTRYYTGTQSRIRRMWNDTVRKQTESSFMAGDINSTPTLNRGTMGNHLLTNPVLQPRGGTSPYNTLIAESVGFNPSSPPVFNSPGSYREPKHPLGGRETCGMDTLPLNGNFNNSYSLRSGDFPPGDGAPEPPRGRNLADAAAFEKMIISELVHNNLRGSSSGAKGPPPPEPPVPPVPGGGSEEEAGGPGGADRAEIELLYKALEEPLLLPRAQSVLYQSDLDESESCTAEDGATSRPLSSPPGRDSLYASGANLRDSPSYPDSSPEGPSEALPPPPPAPPVPPEIYYTSRPPALVARNPLQGYYQVRRPSHEGYLAAPGLEGPGPDGDGQMQLVTSL